Below is a window of Deltaproteobacteria bacterium DNA.
CGGCGCGGCCGCGGCCGCATCCGCCGGCCTGGCGGCTTTCGCCGGCCATCTCTATCCGGTGTTCCTGGGATTCAAGGGCGGCAAGGGCGTTGCCACGGCCGCCGGCGTCTACCTCGGCACCATGCCCCTGGGCCTCCTGGCCCTGCTGGGCGTCTTTCTCGTGGCGGTCCTGGGGAGCCGGCGGGTTTCGCTCGCCTCCATGGCCGCCGCGGTGGCGGCCCCGGTGGTCGCGTGGGGACTGTCCTCTCCCGTGGAAACGGTTTGGTTGACCCTCGTCATCGCGGTCCTGGTGGTGATGCGCCACCGGGAGAACATCCGTCGCCTGATGGCCGGAGAGGAACCGCGCTTCGAGTTGAGAAGACGGAGTTCAAGCGGATAGGCGCGTTCCGCGGGTTTGTCGAAAGGGTCGAACACGTCCACCTCGCGTGCCGCTGACTGCATCTATCCGAAGAAGGACCTCAGCAGTAGCGAAACGACGCCGGCCACGATCCCGCCGGTCATCCACTTCACCACCAGCAGTTCCCGTTCGAGCCGGGCTATGTCGGCCTTGGTTGCCAGACTCTCTTCCGACAGCGCCTGAGCTGCGGCGCGCGCCTTCTCTTCGGGGGCGCCAGCCGCCCGCAGGGCATCATACAACTCGGTAATCATCATGCTCATTGGAACACTGAGTCGAAAAAACGATACCATGTCGGGGTAAGGTGAGGGAAGCTCCGTTTATGGCTTTGACGCCAGCCACGAGGCGGAGCCGCGGTGACGCCTGAAGCGGGAGACCTTCGCGGCAGACGCCAGCTTAATTTAAGGCCAGGCTGTTGGTCGTCTCTTGACAAAGTAGACGAAATAGACGACAAATGATCTGAATCATTCCATTCGATGCTTGGGAATTTATGAAAGACGCTAGAGACCGGAATGTCCAAGAATTGGAAGGCGTACTGCACTCCGTTGCCGGAGCTCTCAGCCATGTCCACGTAGCGGTTTTGGTCGAACATCCCGACGCTGTTCGCTTGGCACTGGCCGCGGTAGCGGATGTGTTGTCTTCGGAACATCAACGCGCTTCTTCCGCCGAGGCGGAGATCGAGTGGCTGGGAGACGCGGAACCCCAGAGGGTCGATGCGCGTGAATCGGACGTGCAGATGTCTAGCCGATCACGACCGGGACGGATGGAGGAATTGCTCACTTCGGAAGAACTAGCGGCGCGAGTTGGACTCAAGACCCGCCAGTCTGTCCATGACTGGCGGAAGAAGGGGAGGATCGTCGGCTGGCAAGGGGCCAAACGGGGCTACGTTTTCCCGGCAGGCCAGTTCGATCGGAGCGGCAAGCCATTGGACGGCCTAGAACGGATCGTCAGGCACTTCAGCGACGGCTATACAGCTTGGATCTGGCTGAACACGCCGCGCCCGTCCCTTAGTGGGGCAAAACCAATCGTTCTCCTGGGCAAGGGAGAAGGCGACCGCGTCGTGGCCGCCGCCGAAGGGGATGGTCAGGGCGACTTCGCGTGATTGCGACCTACGATCCCAATCGGATTCGTGGGTGCCTTCGCGCCGCACAGTTCGGCCGTGTATACCGTCTGATTCATCGCAACCATCGCTCAAGAGCACTTGACGCTGTCCCCACACCGAGTCGCTTCAGCGATCCGGCTGGGCGTTATTCCGTCCTCTATGTGACAGAAGCTGTCCGCTGTGGGTTTTGGGAAGCCCTTGCTCGCAATCGATTCACACGGCGCAGGCGTCGCGACATCCCGCGCTCGGACGTTGAGTCCAGACTGGTCGTAATGATAGGCTCGACCGAATCTGTCCAACTAGTTGACCTGCGAGGCGATGGGCCAATTCGCATAGGCGCACCGACGGCAGTAGCTCACGACGCCAACCACGCCGCAGCCCGTTCGTTGTCCGTTGCGACCTACATGAACGTGCCGGAGGCGGACGGTTTCCTTTTCCAGTCGAGGTTCACTGGCCATGTGTGCGCGTCCGTATTCGAATTGGCATTCGGAAAGTTGAAGGTCCTAGACCTCACGCCGCTTGTCGAACATGTCGACTTCCTACAAGCACTGATCGACTACGACATAACGCTGACGACCCCTGGCTAGAA
It encodes the following:
- the plsY gene encoding glycerol-3-phosphate 1-O-acyltransferase PlsY, translated to MMAPIILTILSYLLGSISAGFLVGSSSGVDVRSAGSGNIGATNVARTLGWKKGLVTLLADVAKGCLPVLAAHLLDLGAAAAASAGLAAFAGHLYPVFLGFKGGKGVATAAGVYLGTMPLGLLALLGVFLVAVLGSRRVSLASMAAAVAAPVVAWGLSSPVETVWLTLVIAVLVVMRHRENIRRLMAGEEPRFELRRRSSSG
- a CDS encoding integrase, translated to MSMMITELYDALRAAGAPEEKARAAAQALSEESLATKADIARLERELLVVKWMTGGIVAGVVSLLLRSFFG